In Desulfomonile tiedjei DSM 6799, a genomic segment contains:
- a CDS encoding TRAP transporter substrate-binding protein: MKVEKLAIVVMVCLMSFGLLVGPSMGQAPSLDKWKPAFDPSKAKYKCVVSNVSHPVLKGVYAGFAIRDELWKRTNGQIYLDYKPFSMLGGEVEVLNQLQMGAIQGMGCSSVAATNLGPRFGLVNLPFLIDSFEKLDKFVGSGQLFDHFMNAMDHQGIIGLDITGYGNYGWATIDPVRSYDDAKKVKFRTAEAAVNQLLYQEWGFNPVVMPWPDVPVALKQGVITGLDHTPSVCNITKKFEDAKYFTYVNYAQGLFIWIFNKGWFNSLPPDLQKTFREVVREVCAKIRAEVVQQEFDQIEAAKKSGVEFITLPDGDMSALRKKSVPVLDKYAPEINKLYPGDKYRPSNYLEEVKGYIGYKP, translated from the coding sequence GTGAAGGTAGAGAAATTGGCAATCGTCGTCATGGTCTGCTTGATGAGCTTCGGTTTACTCGTCGGCCCCTCCATGGGACAGGCTCCATCTCTGGACAAATGGAAGCCGGCCTTCGATCCGTCGAAAGCCAAGTACAAATGCGTTGTATCCAATGTCTCTCACCCGGTACTCAAGGGAGTTTATGCCGGATTCGCTATCAGAGATGAACTCTGGAAGCGAACCAATGGTCAGATTTACCTCGATTACAAGCCGTTCTCCATGTTGGGGGGAGAGGTAGAAGTCCTCAACCAACTTCAAATGGGCGCCATCCAGGGCATGGGATGCAGTTCAGTGGCAGCCACCAACCTGGGGCCTCGATTCGGGCTCGTTAACTTGCCGTTTCTCATCGATTCTTTTGAAAAACTCGACAAATTCGTCGGCAGTGGACAGCTTTTCGATCACTTTATGAATGCCATGGACCATCAAGGGATTATTGGGCTGGACATAACGGGGTACGGCAATTACGGCTGGGCCACAATCGATCCGGTCCGCTCCTATGATGATGCCAAAAAGGTGAAGTTCCGCACCGCAGAAGCTGCAGTAAACCAGTTGCTTTATCAGGAGTGGGGATTCAATCCGGTAGTCATGCCGTGGCCTGATGTACCCGTTGCTCTGAAGCAGGGGGTCATTACGGGCTTGGATCACACCCCTTCAGTCTGCAATATTACCAAGAAATTTGAAGACGCCAAATACTTCACGTACGTTAACTATGCCCAGGGGCTATTTATCTGGATCTTTAACAAGGGCTGGTTCAATTCGTTGCCGCCGGACCTGCAGAAGACCTTTAGAGAGGTGGTCCGCGAGGTCTGCGCAAAGATCCGCGCAGAGGTTGTGCAGCAGGAATTCGATCAGATAGAGGCCGCAAAGAAATCAGGAGTCGAGTTTATAACCCTTCCCGATGGAGACATGAGCGCCCTGCGGAAAAAGTCAGTGCCGGTTCTGGACAAGTACGCACCGGAAATCAACAAACTTTATCCAGGAGACAAGTACAGACCATCCAATTACCTGGAAGAGGTTAAAGGCTACATAGGCTATAAGCCATAA
- a CDS encoding TRAP transporter small permease, which translates to MFGKVLNGIDKILTFLENWTLFISVMAALLALFFNVVLRYTINYTLAWSEELVREVIIFTTFIGCGAAVKYRSMIKIDALVQLVPKLKLPLTYFSHLATIVFSLMMLYYGWKIAALQVMTNQKTIIMEIPLVYLYSFLPIMGATMLIRTIQVIYQDLQEQRTSK; encoded by the coding sequence ATGTTTGGAAAAGTCCTCAATGGAATCGACAAGATCCTTACGTTTCTGGAGAATTGGACGCTGTTCATCAGTGTCATGGCAGCCCTTTTGGCACTCTTTTTTAATGTGGTTCTTCGCTACACCATAAATTATACCCTGGCATGGTCCGAAGAACTGGTTCGTGAAGTTATCATCTTCACAACTTTTATAGGGTGCGGTGCTGCAGTCAAGTACCGTTCCATGATCAAGATCGACGCCTTGGTTCAATTAGTTCCCAAACTAAAGCTTCCCTTGACGTATTTCAGTCATTTGGCAACAATCGTTTTCTCCCTCATGATGCTTTATTATGGCTGGAAAATCGCTGCGTTACAGGTGATGACCAATCAAAAGACCATCATTATGGAGATTCCTCTGGTGTATCTCTATTCCTTCCTTCCTATTATGGGAGCGACTATGCTCATTCGAACCATCCAGGTCATATACCAGGACCTTCAAGAGCAGCGCACCTCCAAATAA
- a CDS encoding TRAP transporter large permease: MESSHIIILLLLLGFLASYVPVFMCLFFTAVLGFILFTDLPLLLLAQTLFRSLDNFSLVVVLFFILCGNIMTTGSIVEKLIKMANAVVSWLPGGLGMAGVIACALFGAISGSTVATVVALGGFMIPALIEKGYPKNYAVGLMTTSGNLGVVIPPSISMILYCMISNVSLQGLFLTGYLPGIAITLLICIYTFFLFRNNKDLVRTPISSAREFFAIFKEGFWSLMLPVIIFGGIFSGAFTANEAAVIACVYAVIVELFIHRSMNLGQLKQVTVSSAITSATLLIIVAGASCFGRLLTLENIPGKITETVLSTIQSPWVFLLVMNGLLLVVGMFMDIISATLILGPVFLPMLSAFHIDAMHFGLLMTVNLAIGYCTPPVGVSLYITGAMVNKDLVWVTKACLPFLIIQIGVLLVMTYIPNAVLWLPRLMGYIQ, encoded by the coding sequence ATGGAATCGAGTCACATAATCATCCTTCTGCTTCTTTTGGGTTTTTTGGCGAGCTATGTTCCTGTTTTTATGTGTCTGTTTTTTACCGCAGTCCTCGGATTCATACTATTTACCGATCTACCCCTTCTATTACTCGCTCAAACGCTTTTCCGCAGCCTGGACAACTTTTCCCTCGTAGTAGTGCTCTTTTTCATTCTTTGCGGCAATATTATGACTACCGGTTCCATAGTCGAGAAGCTCATCAAGATGGCGAATGCCGTGGTGAGCTGGCTTCCCGGCGGACTGGGAATGGCGGGAGTAATTGCATGCGCCCTTTTCGGCGCTATCTCCGGATCTACTGTGGCTACGGTTGTGGCTCTGGGAGGATTCATGATCCCGGCGCTCATCGAAAAGGGGTATCCGAAGAATTATGCCGTGGGGTTAATGACCACCTCAGGGAATCTCGGTGTGGTCATCCCGCCAAGCATCTCCATGATTCTCTACTGCATGATCAGTAACGTGTCTCTGCAGGGCCTATTCTTGACCGGCTATCTTCCAGGTATTGCAATAACCCTGCTCATTTGCATTTATACCTTCTTCCTATTCCGCAACAACAAGGATCTCGTGCGCACGCCGATTTCAAGCGCGCGAGAATTTTTTGCCATTTTCAAAGAAGGCTTCTGGTCTTTGATGCTCCCGGTTATTATTTTCGGCGGAATTTTTTCGGGGGCTTTTACGGCGAATGAAGCTGCCGTGATTGCATGCGTGTATGCAGTCATCGTGGAGCTGTTCATTCACCGATCCATGAACCTGGGGCAACTTAAGCAGGTGACCGTCTCCTCAGCTATCACTTCCGCAACTCTGTTGATCATCGTGGCAGGCGCGAGCTGCTTTGGCCGATTGCTTACTCTGGAAAACATTCCGGGGAAGATTACGGAAACGGTTTTGTCCACCATTCAGTCTCCTTGGGTTTTTCTGCTTGTGATGAATGGTCTTCTGCTTGTAGTGGGAATGTTCATGGACATCATTTCGGCAACCCTTATTCTCGGACCTGTTTTTCTTCCTATGCTGAGCGCATTCCATATCGATGCAATGCATTTCGGACTTTTAATGACCGTCAATCTCGCGATCGGGTATTGCACTCCACCTGTAGGGGTCAGTCTTTACATCACGGGAGCTATGGTCAACAAAGACTTGGTCTGGGTGACGAAAGCGTGTTTGCCGTTCTTGATCATACAAATAGGTGTTCTTCTGGTAATGACGTATATCCCAAACGCAGTTCTTTGGCTGCCCAGGCTCATGGGCTATATACAATAG
- a CDS encoding sigma-54-dependent Fis family transcriptional regulator translates to MIDHQAIGRLLLEAGIISKKDYMDAVGEFRKTGKSPYEILLLNGKVSVDELVQSIIIHMDMTLLKEALGMEKGSIQPQRQVRPLGSYLERISLLFKMGIVMSSETNMSSLVEILIKEAPTVMNAERATIFLADPKTQELYSHMGVGLMHDQIRIPWDTGIAGWVFTHGKSLNIIDPYHDSRFQKSVDLRTGYTTKNLLCVPLKAPDGVIIGVFQVLNKRAGVFTPTDQEILEILASQAARFMQHALESDFSTPQVSTPLQARPPQITTSYQNVDPLEDFLGTSHQIREVRSLVRKVAPSSTTVLIQGESGTGKELIARAIHLLSSRADKPMVSLNCAAIPSELIESELFGHKKGSFTGAISDHEGVFQAAHTGTIFLDEIEATSPAMQVKLLRAIQVGEIKPVGDTVTQTVDVRLVAATNRDLHVLVQEGKFREDLFYRINVFPVIISPLRERIEDIPVLIHHLLAKLSSQTGKPVRGIDPAAMDLLMKYAWPGNVRELENEIERAHIMTADGAHISVRSLSPRITKSLEKLAQNRPKHSPLMKDAIDDLERSMIVSALHECNGNRSMAAKKLGLSRQGLINKIYKFGLQEE, encoded by the coding sequence GTGATCGATCATCAAGCCATCGGCAGACTCCTGCTCGAAGCAGGAATAATAAGCAAGAAGGATTACATGGATGCCGTAGGGGAGTTCAGGAAGACCGGGAAATCTCCATACGAAATCCTATTGCTCAACGGAAAAGTCTCTGTTGATGAGTTGGTACAATCCATCATCATTCATATGGATATGACCTTGCTCAAAGAGGCTCTGGGCATGGAAAAAGGCTCTATCCAGCCTCAGCGGCAGGTGAGGCCGTTGGGATCCTATCTTGAACGGATTTCACTCCTTTTCAAGATGGGAATCGTCATGAGTAGCGAGACCAACATGAGTTCCCTCGTGGAGATACTCATCAAAGAAGCCCCGACTGTTATGAATGCCGAGCGAGCAACTATTTTTCTGGCCGATCCGAAAACGCAGGAGCTGTACTCTCATATGGGAGTCGGTCTCATGCACGATCAAATCAGGATTCCGTGGGATACAGGGATTGCCGGTTGGGTTTTTACTCATGGAAAGTCACTTAATATTATCGATCCATACCACGATTCGAGATTCCAAAAATCCGTCGACCTGAGAACCGGTTACACGACAAAGAATCTTCTCTGCGTACCTCTGAAAGCTCCGGACGGGGTGATCATCGGTGTGTTCCAGGTTTTGAACAAGCGCGCCGGTGTGTTCACTCCGACCGATCAGGAGATTCTGGAGATACTTGCCTCCCAGGCGGCACGTTTCATGCAACATGCGCTGGAATCGGATTTTTCGACCCCTCAGGTCTCGACTCCACTTCAGGCTAGACCCCCCCAGATAACAACTTCGTATCAGAATGTCGATCCACTGGAAGATTTCCTTGGTACGAGCCACCAGATTCGAGAAGTCAGATCCCTCGTACGAAAAGTAGCGCCGAGCAGCACCACAGTCCTCATCCAGGGTGAATCCGGAACAGGAAAAGAGCTTATTGCAAGAGCAATACACCTTTTGAGCTCCCGCGCGGACAAGCCCATGGTATCCCTGAATTGTGCCGCGATTCCGTCCGAACTCATAGAAAGCGAGTTATTCGGTCACAAAAAGGGGTCTTTCACCGGAGCTATTTCCGATCACGAAGGGGTGTTCCAGGCCGCTCATACCGGAACCATCTTTCTCGATGAAATTGAAGCGACTTCACCTGCAATGCAGGTCAAGCTCCTCAGAGCTATCCAGGTGGGAGAGATCAAGCCAGTTGGAGATACAGTAACGCAAACAGTGGATGTCCGACTTGTAGCAGCCACAAATCGAGATCTGCACGTACTGGTTCAAGAGGGAAAATTCAGAGAGGATCTTTTTTACCGGATTAACGTATTTCCGGTGATCATTTCTCCTCTGCGCGAACGGATTGAAGATATTCCGGTGCTGATTCATCACCTTCTCGCGAAATTATCCTCACAAACAGGCAAACCGGTTCGGGGTATCGATCCTGCTGCAATGGACCTGCTCATGAAATATGCATGGCCGGGAAACGTGAGAGAATTGGAGAACGAGATCGAACGTGCGCACATCATGACCGCGGATGGAGCTCATATATCTGTGCGGAGCCTTTCTCCGAGGATCACGAAATCTCTGGAAAAACTTGCCCAGAACAGACCCAAGCATTCGCCGCTTATGAAGGATGCAATTGACGATCTCGAACGTTCAATGATCGTCTCCGCACTTCACGAATGCAATGGGAACAGGAGCATGGCGGCAAAGAAACTTGGGTTATCGAGACAGGGACTGATCAACAAGATCTACAAGTTCGGATTACAGGAAGAATAG
- a CDS encoding PEP/pyruvate-binding domain-containing protein, which yields MEIKDIIRQITEREPLNPFQIAGMAAVLKGCKTGFSESTTLQIDSLGDVLTILDRTGENAATYLIALRQDNSTVALFPRFSRTDLEEFTFITRFEGRRDAIRENLIPVLYEIPNWLDVVQLLARYSMERDDESFRDHVSSVMEMILSYLFAAIRQPFDSEASSEAEYALARLVESILKLTDDKYLTGYMVYIERILEFLISGPFTYSANSLDRRMVEISGIRSALKKRDDNTKSHLMPKVNRMAAQALVTALDEIKPCPSQLVDRLETAVAEEQFESSERFRTEISGRIKSYSAAAIEDRRAFFHAAVSQEQSPATEEEIVSGVAFIRDVADTWRRIFSIFQEIIDTIPLRIQEVFSEILAVEILILDQPAVKDLLIQGICEIVVRLEKTRKQASRDLIHKFAGLMLDRAYASEDLKEIISSLRALEALGVTLGKARYFFMAQVLIDGLVKRPLIQPIKAKFAIEDDDTGEPLVLAEDTGANQAHVQHMKTLLTIVASNPRIMHRLIPYLIVQVEIGRTRVCDEDLIQYWISQLLRTNSSVTHFLIRTLIKAIPYSFKDIGPLDTLRLTAASLAKELANRGVKPIGNFLGKLRGDIHWRGSIENFYFCQGIMRYFVNGDPAAISEWMPPESMPYLKLENWCSPEEASGIRILSGRIFKDAGIDPGDKESLLALISVDLSRYQEDTSISEFSRRMVLGVMELVKGLHAKYFIVRRSETGSTVRESLEILSKTLQERKAINDNLLMPDNHEPLPPAVTLTEGSEEYIREMDRLRQEQPDIPIILRAKKAGHAYAQKATYLEPRFEAFTKDLSLEALQETLATSINNTHFDKISPENLAQALAFLDYLVIGIGVNGHSSYYMQQAGRDLLRAGPLGLTYDKVRDLVNIVKKEIDDIYSMYRIWFEEPFDTFLSHMPMERLPRKLKDLTTLKDIPDTDFFKNYLKTLYISDLQARDGNLRVLETFIDKVELFLNQRLADSQRRVNKRNKTETGPGPFYFPDPQEISPCRIGLKASLLRFAENTPPYFVITTDLQIKRTEELLLDEGFRAGLAESVGKLGKVSGRSFGDPANPALYSVRSGARISMPGMMTTITNVGINDEIAESLARTEGPWFAYDCYRRFLQEFSQSVFGVEREEFQEIMDKHKNEFRVIRKAHMSAQQMKELAFEYKKRVAELAPKLVQLLDEGKLLDILIYCAGVVLHSYQSPAATKFRQAAAIHGVWRTPVIVQSMVYGNMELESSGTGVVSYNPLTMELRGDFAQGDQGTDVVNGKVSTMPVYDLWKTRESLASQMPEAWSQLSRILFRTAERLHFDTRLEYTIEKGKVFILQIRKDRERKEHVPPLSVSGYTVIAQGTGVSGKIFRGIMVTDRNQIAPFRHINKAQSIIDAMNERLPESEKLDGFIFVVNDPIPEEIMEGVFSLPVATALVSRLGGRGAHAADISKSLGRVYVGQVSQIQKFMGRSESVLFNDLRVVVGSKMIIHGQTGEIALYGKTGEHG from the coding sequence ATGGAAATCAAGGACATTATCAGGCAGATAACCGAGCGGGAACCGCTGAATCCTTTTCAGATCGCGGGGATGGCGGCAGTGCTCAAAGGCTGTAAGACCGGTTTTTCTGAGTCAACCACGCTGCAGATCGATTCTCTTGGTGATGTACTGACGATACTGGATCGAACAGGGGAGAATGCGGCGACATATCTGATTGCCTTGCGGCAGGATAACTCTACTGTCGCGCTGTTTCCAAGATTCTCACGGACTGACCTGGAAGAATTCACGTTTATCACCCGATTTGAAGGACGACGAGACGCTATCCGCGAAAATCTCATTCCTGTACTTTACGAAATTCCCAATTGGCTCGATGTGGTGCAATTGCTTGCCAGATACTCCATGGAGCGAGATGACGAATCTTTCCGCGATCACGTCTCATCTGTCATGGAAATGATACTCAGCTATCTCTTTGCTGCGATTCGCCAGCCGTTCGATTCCGAAGCGAGTTCCGAGGCGGAATACGCTTTGGCCCGCCTGGTGGAGAGTATTCTGAAGCTCACCGATGACAAGTATCTGACCGGGTACATGGTCTACATCGAACGGATACTGGAATTCCTGATCTCCGGGCCTTTCACATATTCAGCAAATTCATTGGACCGGCGGATGGTCGAAATTTCCGGGATCCGTTCTGCGCTCAAGAAACGTGATGACAACACCAAGAGTCATCTCATGCCCAAGGTCAACCGAATGGCCGCGCAAGCGCTCGTGACAGCGCTTGACGAGATAAAGCCCTGTCCTTCGCAGCTCGTTGACAGACTCGAGACTGCGGTAGCAGAGGAGCAATTCGAGAGCAGTGAAAGGTTTAGAACTGAAATTTCAGGCAGAATAAAAAGCTATTCTGCAGCGGCAATTGAGGACAGAAGAGCGTTTTTTCATGCGGCCGTCTCTCAGGAGCAGAGTCCTGCGACAGAAGAAGAAATTGTCTCAGGTGTTGCATTCATCCGTGATGTCGCTGATACGTGGAGAAGAATATTTTCCATTTTTCAGGAAATCATCGATACCATTCCGCTGCGGATCCAGGAAGTATTCTCTGAAATCCTGGCTGTTGAGATTTTGATTCTCGATCAACCGGCAGTGAAAGATCTTCTTATACAGGGTATCTGCGAGATTGTCGTCCGCCTGGAGAAAACCCGCAAGCAAGCATCACGGGATCTCATTCATAAATTTGCCGGACTTATGCTCGATCGGGCATACGCCTCAGAGGACCTCAAAGAAATCATCTCCTCATTGCGAGCTTTGGAAGCACTTGGTGTAACACTGGGCAAAGCTCGATACTTTTTCATGGCCCAGGTGCTTATCGACGGTCTGGTCAAGCGACCTCTTATTCAACCGATAAAAGCGAAGTTTGCGATTGAAGACGATGACACAGGTGAGCCTCTGGTATTGGCAGAGGACACCGGAGCAAATCAAGCCCACGTTCAGCACATGAAGACGCTCCTTACGATCGTGGCTTCAAACCCTCGTATCATGCACAGGCTGATCCCGTATCTTATCGTTCAGGTAGAGATCGGCCGTACCCGGGTATGTGACGAAGACCTCATACAGTATTGGATCTCGCAACTGCTCAGAACAAACAGCTCTGTTACGCACTTTCTCATTCGAACCCTGATAAAAGCGATTCCGTACTCGTTCAAAGATATCGGTCCGCTGGACACCCTCAGGCTCACTGCCGCAAGCCTGGCCAAAGAACTAGCGAATAGAGGCGTGAAGCCCATCGGGAACTTTCTCGGAAAACTCCGCGGAGACATCCACTGGCGCGGAAGTATTGAAAATTTCTATTTTTGTCAGGGCATAATGAGATATTTCGTGAATGGAGACCCCGCGGCAATAAGCGAATGGATGCCGCCCGAATCCATGCCCTATCTAAAATTGGAAAACTGGTGCTCCCCGGAAGAAGCTTCAGGAATAAGGATTCTCAGCGGCCGCATTTTCAAAGATGCGGGAATCGATCCCGGTGACAAAGAAAGCCTTTTGGCATTGATTTCAGTGGATCTTTCCCGATATCAGGAAGATACGAGTATATCGGAATTCTCCAGACGAATGGTTCTGGGTGTCATGGAACTCGTAAAGGGTCTCCATGCCAAGTACTTTATCGTCCGACGATCGGAAACGGGATCGACTGTCCGGGAGAGCCTCGAAATATTGAGTAAAACTCTCCAGGAAAGAAAAGCGATCAATGACAATTTGCTGATGCCGGACAATCATGAGCCGCTTCCACCGGCTGTCACCCTGACCGAAGGCTCGGAAGAGTACATTCGTGAAATGGACCGGCTCAGGCAGGAACAACCCGACATACCCATAATTCTCCGAGCCAAGAAAGCCGGACACGCGTATGCCCAAAAGGCCACTTATCTTGAGCCGCGATTCGAAGCATTCACAAAAGACCTTTCGCTGGAGGCGCTTCAGGAGACCCTCGCCACGAGCATCAATAATACGCATTTCGATAAGATTTCTCCGGAGAATCTCGCACAGGCCCTTGCGTTTTTGGATTACCTCGTCATCGGGATAGGTGTGAACGGGCATTCCAGCTACTACATGCAGCAAGCCGGACGGGATCTGCTCAGGGCGGGACCGCTGGGTCTCACGTACGACAAGGTTCGGGATCTCGTGAACATCGTCAAGAAAGAGATTGACGACATCTATTCCATGTACCGGATCTGGTTCGAGGAACCTTTCGATACGTTTCTTTCCCATATGCCTATGGAACGGCTCCCGAGAAAACTCAAAGATCTGACGACTCTGAAAGATATTCCCGATACGGATTTCTTCAAGAATTACTTGAAAACGTTATATATTTCGGACTTGCAAGCACGTGATGGTAATCTCAGGGTATTAGAAACCTTTATTGACAAAGTTGAATTGTTCTTGAATCAGCGCCTTGCGGATTCCCAACGACGAGTAAATAAAAGAAACAAAACCGAGACTGGACCGGGACCCTTTTACTTTCCCGATCCACAGGAAATTTCTCCATGCAGAATCGGGCTCAAGGCCTCTTTATTACGATTTGCAGAGAACACGCCTCCTTACTTCGTGATAACCACAGATCTGCAAATCAAGCGGACAGAGGAACTGCTTCTCGATGAAGGATTTCGTGCAGGCCTTGCCGAATCAGTCGGCAAACTCGGCAAAGTGTCAGGGAGATCCTTTGGGGATCCCGCGAATCCGGCTCTGTATTCGGTTCGTTCGGGAGCCCGCATCAGTATGCCCGGAATGATGACCACCATCACGAACGTAGGCATTAACGACGAGATTGCCGAAAGCCTTGCCCGAACAGAGGGCCCATGGTTTGCGTACGACTGTTATCGACGATTTCTTCAGGAATTCAGCCAATCGGTTTTCGGGGTGGAGCGGGAAGAATTCCAGGAAATAATGGACAAGCACAAGAACGAGTTTCGCGTTATACGAAAGGCTCACATGAGCGCCCAACAGATGAAGGAACTCGCCTTCGAGTATAAGAAGCGAGTAGCAGAATTAGCGCCCAAACTCGTGCAGCTCCTGGATGAAGGTAAGCTTCTGGACATTCTTATCTATTGTGCAGGCGTGGTGCTTCATTCATACCAGAGCCCGGCTGCTACCAAGTTCCGACAAGCCGCGGCAATTCACGGAGTATGGCGAACCCCCGTGATCGTTCAGTCCATGGTGTACGGGAACATGGAATTGGAATCGTCAGGTACAGGCGTAGTTTCTTACAATCCGCTTACAATGGAACTCCGAGGAGATTTTGCGCAGGGAGACCAGGGAACGGACGTGGTAAACGGAAAGGTCTCGACAATGCCGGTTTACGATCTGTGGAAAACCCGGGAATCCCTCGCCTCCCAGATGCCTGAAGCATGGTCCCAGCTCTCGAGGATACTCTTTCGGACAGCCGAGCGTCTCCACTTTGATACAAGACTGGAATACACTATTGAAAAAGGTAAGGTGTTCATTCTACAGATCCGTAAGGACAGGGAACGAAAGGAACACGTTCCGCCGCTCAGCGTATCCGGATACACGGTGATAGCTCAGGGAACCGGCGTCTCAGGGAAAATATTCCGCGGTATCATGGTTACGGACAGGAATCAGATTGCTCCGTTTCGGCACATTAACAAAGCTCAATCCATCATAGATGCGATGAATGAACGTCTGCCCGAATCGGAAAAGCTTGACGGCTTTATATTTGTTGTGAACGATCCCATCCCTGAAGAGATCATGGAAGGCGTCTTTTCGCTGCCCGTTGCGACAGCCCTGGTGAGCCGACTGGGAGGGAGAGGAGCTCATGCAGCGGATATTTCCAAGTCATTGGGCAGAGTTTATGTGGGTCAGGTGAGTCAGATCCAAAAATTCATGGGCCGGTCGGAGTCGGTTTTATTTAATGATCTTCGGGTGGTTGTAGGAAGCAAGATGATAATCCACGGCCAGACCGGAGAAATTGCCCTGTACGGGAAAACCGGAGAACACGGGTGA
- a CDS encoding NfeD family protein, translated as MMSKNRELFYVMLMVLGTVSLFVNGFPGSIAARTEEKQPLVYQLNVDGTINPALADYIVKGIEKAEEANANAVVITMDTPGGVVTTTKSIIKDILNAKIPIVVYVSPSGSSASSAGALITMAADIAAMAPGTNIGAAHPVGGGGQKIDETMSEKVVNDLSAYMRGIVAKKGRNAEWAERSIRESVSITAKEALESNVIDVVADSVPDLLEKIDGRTVEKDGRSYVLHTKNAKIVRVPTGTRFKILDVIANPNVAYVLLMIGGLGIMMELYNPGLIFPGVVGGISLLLAFFALQVLPVNYVGIMLIILAVILFILELKVTSFGLLSVGGIISLTLGSVMLFETGESAMRVSWSVIIPTVFIVSAFFIFALGLAMRAWMRKPRTGEQGIVGEIGYAISDVNGQGKVAVHGEYWNARSDTHIPKGERIRVLRMENLSLVVTRFMSN; from the coding sequence ATGATGAGTAAAAACCGAGAGTTGTTTTATGTAATGCTCATGGTATTGGGAACCGTATCTCTGTTCGTGAACGGATTTCCAGGCTCCATTGCCGCTCGAACTGAAGAAAAACAGCCCCTTGTGTATCAGTTGAATGTGGACGGCACGATAAATCCTGCTTTGGCGGACTACATCGTCAAGGGAATAGAAAAAGCCGAGGAAGCCAACGCAAATGCGGTAGTGATAACTATGGATACTCCCGGCGGAGTGGTAACCACCACGAAGAGCATTATAAAAGATATCCTGAATGCCAAAATTCCGATAGTGGTTTACGTGTCTCCGAGCGGCTCTTCTGCAAGCTCGGCAGGAGCATTGATCACCATGGCCGCAGACATTGCCGCGATGGCTCCGGGCACGAATATCGGCGCAGCTCATCCAGTGGGGGGTGGGGGGCAGAAAATTGACGAGACAATGTCTGAGAAGGTCGTCAACGATCTCAGCGCGTATATGCGAGGAATTGTCGCCAAGAAGGGCAGAAATGCAGAATGGGCGGAGCGTTCTATCCGAGAAAGCGTTTCGATCACTGCAAAGGAAGCTCTTGAAAGTAATGTTATCGACGTTGTGGCAGATTCGGTCCCCGACCTGCTCGAAAAAATTGATGGCAGGACAGTGGAGAAGGACGGGCGCAGCTACGTTCTTCACACCAAGAATGCGAAAATCGTGAGAGTGCCCACCGGAACTCGATTCAAGATCCTCGATGTAATAGCGAACCCGAATGTTGCCTACGTGCTACTTATGATAGGCGGTCTCGGCATCATGATGGAACTCTATAATCCGGGACTGATCTTTCCCGGAGTAGTCGGTGGAATCTCTCTACTCCTGGCATTCTTTGCGCTTCAGGTGCTCCCCGTGAACTATGTGGGCATCATGCTGATCATTCTGGCAGTGATTCTGTTCATACTCGAGCTAAAGGTCACTTCATTCGGACTGCTCTCCGTGGGAGGCATAATAAGCCTAACGCTGGGGTCGGTAATGCTCTTCGAGACGGGAGAATCCGCCATGCGGGTGTCCTGGTCGGTGATTATACCGACCGTTTTCATAGTCTCCGCGTTTTTTATCTTTGCCCTGGGATTGGCCATGAGAGCATGGATGAGAAAGCCGCGCACCGGAGAACAGGGAATTGTCGGAGAGATCGGGTACGCAATTTCAGATGTGAACGGTCAGGGCAAAGTAGCCGTCCACGGCGAATACTGGAATGCCAGATCAGATACGCACATTCCGAAAGGTGAACGGATCAGGGTCTTACGTATGGAGAACTTGTCTCTAGTGGTGACGCGATTCATGAGCAATTAA